The Hordeum vulgare subsp. vulgare chromosome 4H, MorexV3_pseudomolecules_assembly, whole genome shotgun sequence genomic interval aactctgggtgaaggacggttgatcggctccctggagaacccagtggatgcccgggatgctggagaggccatgacatcctgcggaaagcttcacccacgctcgaagggacggacggagacttcaagactcaaggcttacttgcacagccacaagtcattatgggctctggcttggttggacaacgcagcgactctggacaggcggtgctagcagatgtagaagaacggtaggaatggatgggcaccgacagggattcagagggatccgttgaaagaccatgttttgatcatccggtcttcaaacaccctgaagtgcgaggacaaacccggaggcgatcaaatcttgtggggaacgtgtgcaaaactctgcaaagtgcccaacctaatcgattagccgtgtccacggtcatggacaacttgagccgaaggcattgaaattaccctgaactctcgacacaacttaataatgatgtgggtgttaacaactattcgggtacgagaattggttggcggaaccatctcgttaacaacaaacaatgtagtaatattttgcttccaacccctcttgttgtaggataaaactggctttatgcaaaacttagccccacaggccaaatatgcatgtagagatagttgattattattttactcctctctttgatgacttgtcggcatattcaatatgctgacctacacgactgcaacgtatcatcttgcagagtatttttccgaccaggagtgaggctacgatctacgctcagcgacatgcccttggagtcggatcgactcgtctacctgatgcttccgctagtcttcgttagatatctcatgagatggccttcagccactttattgtaatcctttattgtaataaagtactctttatgagatttcgattaataaagctgtgtgattgaactctggaatatatacattatgtactgagtgtgtaccagcatgatcttgggatggtacggaaacaccagaggcttgactcgtcttgagtcgggtcgctacaggtagaccatggcaatttaataaaaaatatgtacaccatggtaggacaaatcagTATACCCTTGTTCATAAGATCAAAATATaagtttgcttcctatgtcttctgaacatattatgaaagatggcattgctagagctagtaaagcaaaacatgacctacataagagtgaaaatcagattgtagcaaaggagTTTGAACAACACAACaagcctaataaaccatcatctagtgttgcatctgaaataaaactgaagagtggttgtttacttgccactaaatctgatttTACTGATTTGGATGTTCCTACATCTGTTTGCTACGCTTTCGTATGTAAagagatattattttcattcgaggacatgcctccctatttgcctcctgctgtcattaacattttgcaagAGTTCActaacgtctttccacaagatcatgccaccgggattaccacctattagagggattgagcatcagattgacttaattcccggtgcattgctacccaaccgtgcaccataccgcaCCAATcaagaggagacgaaggagattctACGTCAAGTACatgagctgctcgacaaaggttatatatgtGAAtatcttagtccttgtgttgttactattattctagtgccgaaaaagatggtacatcgcgtatgtgtgttgattgtagaggcactaataatattactattcgttatcgtcatcctattcctaggctggatgatatgcttgatgaattaaatggctctataattttctccgaagttgatttgcgtagttgataccatcaaattcgcatgaaattggaaCATGAATGGAAAATAGCATTTAAAACTAAATTTAGATTATATAGGTGGTTAGTTATGTCTTTttggttaactaatgcacctagcactttcatgtgattaatgaatgaggttttacgtgctttcattgaacGATTTGtgatagtctactttgatgatatagtgatttatagtagatctttggaggaacacttggatcatttgtgtgttgtttttattgctctatgtgatgcacgtttgtttggtaaccttggaaaGTGCACATTTTGCACCGAccgagtattttattttttggctatgttgttactccacaaaaAATTAAAGTTGATAAAACCAAGATTGAAGCGATTGAGAGTTGGTCACAGCCCAAAAGGGTCACACAAGTGAGAGTTTTCTTGGACTCAtcgggttttataggcgttttatgaaagatttcagcaccattgatgCATCTcgtaatgagcttacaaagaaggatatgCCTTATGCTTGGGataccgcacaggaagaagccttcacggttttgaaagataagttaacacacatgctcctttactccaactttacatgctcctttactccaactttctAATTTTaaaaagactttcgagcttgaatgtgatgctagtggaattgtataagttaacacatgcaccAAGTCATACCGCTACGTTACCCAATTTTATATTTAATGTTCAACATGATGTGCATGTGTTTTTGTAAATCCCAATCTCAGTCTTTTGGTTTAATCGACGGACCAACGAAAATTACCAACCAGAAAAACTGATATCTTGTTTACTGACAAAAGACCAGGTATAATCGCTAGCAAACCAACAAATGTTTACTCAACAAGACCAGTAAGAAAACTAAAGATTGTCAAACTACGCCAGTCGAAAATGCACAAGGGTAAAGATATGGAAGGGGAAATAAGACACAGTGGAGGTGCCCTGCAAAGATCATGGCAAGAAAAAGCCCTGCAAAAGGCACCACACAACATGCAGGTCGGCGAATAGCCACAAGGCCTGCATGCACCTTGATATTCAGCTACTCAGCAGTATCTACTTGCCATACCAAGATGGCAACACAAGAAGTATTTCAGGAACTATTGTTTCAATCCATCTACATGTTAAACATGCCAGGGTTTTGGTGTAAGTGGCTCTAAAATATTACTTAGACTGGTTAATCTTGGGATTATAGTGTTCCATTCAATTACGATTCACTATCACCGCTAAATGGATGGAAAGTTTACAGTTTGGAAGATCCGAGCATCAAAGATATTATATTGTATAGTTCACTAAAAGTTATGCAATAAGAACCACCTGCTTATATGGAATGGATGTATGCCTTTGTTGCAGCTACCAGCAAGGAGCAAAAGAATATTTTGATGTTGCTTCAACTAATTAAGTGAAGTCCTAACCAAGACTTAATTTAGTCCGAAAGCAGCTATTGATAAGTGTTGAACCGGTATGGCCCAGCCCATCCAGTTATCTCTTAGGGCCCAGGCCCATGTAGTGGGACTGACCTAAAAGGAGGCTCCCAGCCATCCCGTTCCCAGACAGAGCCGCCACACACAAAACACACGAGCTGGAGgtactcctctctccctcccatactcctctctccctcccgttTCTACATGGTATCAGAGGCCAGCGACGGCGGGGCCTGAGAAGACGAGGCGACGtccggcgaggtggcggcggATTTGGGCGGCGTCCGGCGAGGTAGCGGCGAATCTGGGAGGCGCGGCGTGGCTTCGCAGGAGGTGCGGCTCgttggagaggaaggagaggtggagctgcTGTGCTGCACggcagaggaagaaggagaggtggagctgcTGCGCTGCGCGGCAGGAGGAGGAAGCTGAGGAGCGGCTTGGTCTCCCCGAGAGAGGGTTGTGCTGTGGCTGCTGCTTGCTCCTCAGCGTGGCGGGCTGTGGTGCTgcgggaggagaagaggagaagggtaGTGGAGAAGGGTAGCTCCTTGTTGTGCGGCTGTGTGTGCGTGTGTCTGCAGGGGACCGGGAGCTGGAGAACTGCTGCGGGGGTTGGCTGCTGTTGGAGGCCAAGATCCTCTGGAACTGCTGTTGTTtgcagaggaaggaggaagagaactgCTGTTGTttgtagaagaagaaggaagagaactgCTGCTGGAGGAAGAGGCTGTGGTTGCTGCTTGCACTTGGAGCTGCTGAGTTGCCGGGTGCTGCTGCTAGCCAGGGGGCGTAAAGGGACCAACCGTGCAGCTATAGGGCTGTGCTGCTGAGGGCTGTTGTTGCTGATTACCGGATCGGAGATGGCTGAACCAAATGCGCTTGCTGAGGCTTTCGAGAAGCTCGCTAAGATCCTCGCGgagtccaactccaactctagggCCATCGTTCCTCGACAGGAAGTGGCTCAGAAGCTCGAAATGTCACCCCTGGACATGAAGCTAGAGGGGGCCACAAATTATTTGAGCTGGTCCAGAAGGGCATTGTTGGCTGTGGAACAGAAGGAACTTGATGGGCACTTATTGGGTGCGGTTGATGAACCCGGAGACAAGACTACCGCGGAGGGAAAGCGGTGGAAGGTCATAAACTCTGTGCTTGTTGGCTGGTTGTTGAACTCAGTGATGCCCTCCATTGGTCGCTCTATGGAGGGACTATCCACGTCCGCCGAGATATGGAAGACTATCCACCCAATACTCAGGCAAGGGTAATTTCATGCTAATTGCTCAGATTGAGGGGAAGATCAGTCGGCTGCGCCAAGGCGATGACATGTCAGTGATGGCATATGTAGCAGAGCTGCAGGCTTTGTGGGCAGAGCAGGATAATTGTGATCCTCTGGAACTCTATGATGCGGCGTGCATCGAGTCAGGGCGCAAGTGGATTACACGCAGGCGTGTGCTGAAACTGTTGGAAGGCTTCAGAGGTTGCTTTCATGGCAGGGGGCTTCCCTGTTGCACCAACCTCTCCTGCCAACTATTGAGGAGACTATTGCAGCAATGTCTCAAGAGGAGGTGAGGCTATCTCTTGAGCATGCAAACATGAAGTTTGTGCCGGCTTCGACATTTGCAGTCACTGAGCGCATGGAGTGGGGAGATCCCAACAAATGTCATATTTGTGGGGAGGTAGGTCATTGGAAGAAGGAATGTCCAACTCGTGGTAGAGGCAGGGGATACAACAGAGGGGGCACTGGCAGAGGCAGGTATGCTCGAGGCAGAGGTGGATACCCATGGAACTCAGGGGGTCAACTTTCTAGGGGCAGAGGGGGCTACTCAGGAAACTCAGGGGGCAGGGCGATATGGTAGTTGAAGAGGACATTGGGACGTCACAAGGCAAGGGAGTTGATGAAGCTGCTTACGGAGACTTTGCTCACTGGGCCTCCACTGATGAAGGTAATTCGATGAAGGCATTTCTTACTCCTAACAAAAACAGGGCAACATACAATGGACTATTCATGTAAGTTTCTGCACAAGTATAGAACCTGTAAAACTAAAAAGAGCAAACTATCTGTGAACAGACATTTGTGGAAAACTTAATGGTGAAAAAAAAACAGTAAGAAACTAATATTTCCAGTCGTGGTTAACAGAGTCTGCTTTTGTGCTCCTCTGCTGCAAATAAGATTTTAAGTCTTTTGAGTATTGGATGAAGATGCCAGTCAAGAAGTTCCACATATTGGCTGGTAATTCCATGGCCTGTTTGATTTTTGGGCCAAAAGGAACTCATTTGGCAAAATTTTAACGGGCTAAGTGCGAACAAGCATAATCCTAACCTTTTCGTTAAACCCTAGATGGTTCTTTCAGAAAATGATGATATCTTTAAAATCAAATAGACAAATATACAACTGCACGCCCTTCAACAGAAAGTAAAGATGCCATATACAACACGTTCTGTAATATTTAATATTTTAACTGACTTCAGCATCACATATAATGGTATTAGTTACAGCTCTGGATTTATGCAATCACAATGTAAGCACATAGTTTGGCATTGTGCTTACCTTAATCGTATGCTttattttacttgttttgttgttGAGAGATGTAACATAAATATTACCAGAAAGAGCATCACATTCCAGAGTGCAGCACAGGAATGAACCTAACATGCCTTAGTTAACCAATCCCCCTAATTAACATAAATTGTGCTAAAATAGGAAAGTACAGATATTCTGAAATCTGCCCAGCTGAACATAAGTTGTTTTTCTTCCTGCCTAGTCTGAATCCAATGTGGTAGTTGTACACTGTGGATGCCCTTCAGTTTGTTTACCAACATGCAGCATCTCTGTTATTATTATCATTGGGATAGTAGTAGGTGTAACCGTGTAAGCATTGAGGTCATTTCAACCAACTAGTGTAGGATGTAAATATATGTTCTATCCTTGCAATGCTGCAGTGCTCATGCATATCTACTACCTAAGTTTCCTGTATTAGACACTGTTTTCTTGTttaaaggtaatgatttcagcaaAGGATGAGCCAGATGAACTGGTTCCTCCAGCTGTTGATGTTTTGTGCAGAGTACATAAAAGAATAACAGATGGTTTAGACATTGAACCACCCAGTCTCAGCGAGGTGCTGGTCCTGCAGGGCCAACACAGCCACTTGGGGAAGCTAGCAGCCTGATCGGCAAACAAGGAGCAACCATTAAATCAACACAGGATGCTTCAATGTTTGCTCTCCGCATTCTTGGTAAGATTCACATTTACCCCGTATTGTTGTCTCAGTGTGGCAATGCTTCACCATATTGTGGTAGTATGACAAGGCCTCCTCTGCTTTCGATACTAAGTTTTGTAGTACCTTGCTTGTCTTCAGCTAGCCAAGAATAGATCCGTGATTTTTCTTTTGTAGTTTTACTGGCTATCTGTCATATGCAAtttgtgtcattgaactaataaGTAATAAGTTGTATACATTATGACTCGTGTCTTGCATTGCTATCCTTTTTTTTTTGCACGGATCAGAATATTCTGGCCCGTGGGACACCGAACTTGACATGGTAAGAGTCCGgaaagagagatctgaaggactggagtatcaccaaagaactagccatggacagagGTGCGTGGAAGTTTGCTATCCATgagccagaaccatgagttggttgcGATATCTTGTTGGTTtgacctctagcctaccccaacttgtttgggactaaaagactttgttgttgttgttgttgttgttggatcaGAATATTCTGGTAAACACTACTCGCACATAGCCAGTCTATCTCGTTTCCCAACAACTTATGCAATGCAAAACCTAATCTGGTTGGGCTTTGTAACCAAGGTTGCGGCATTTCAGCATTTCATCAAACAGTTGATGAGTAACATGATTGATTTCAATGCACCCTTAACAGTTCTACACATTAGTCAGCACGACAAGTATGCAGTAGCGCACAAATGCTAGTGTGATGTattccctctgtaaagaaatataagagtgtttagatcactaaaatagtaatctaaatgctcttatatttagCACCGCTGCAAGAAGTCAGAGACAAGATTACAGTATAATTCTAAAGCCACAATCAGATTGTTTTACACGTAACATTGGTATGTGAAACATACAAAATCATGATCATCGAGCGAACTTATTGAACAATAGCAACCACCGTATCATGGCAATTATCCAGCGAACATAGTAACAGCGGAATTCTATCAGCGTCAGACCGCCGTGACCCTACTAATAACAGTACAGAAAAGAGCACGGACCCAAAAGgggggaaaaggaggaggagatggcggGCGTGAAACCTCTATCCCTCGTCGCTCACTGAATCTTCATCTCCACAACGCTCTTGGCCTTGGGCGCGTACAGAGAGTACACCAGCACCTGCCTCTTGGCCAcctccagctgctgcttcccGTCCGCGAAAGCCGCCGCCGCGGCCGGCGCGTCGGCGAGGGCGCGGTTCTCGCGGAAGGCGTCCGCCGCGCGGCGCCGCGTGTACTCGCGGATGTTGTAGTCGGAGAACTGCCTCGCCGTGCGGAGGAAGGCGCGGAAGAGGGACAGCACCTCCGTCTTGGCTGGGCCCGCCGCCGCCATGGATGCCGCCTCTCGTGCGACGAAGGCTGCAGAAGAAATCTGGCTTTGTGGGGTTTCCTGAGGGCCGAGGGCTTTGGGGATTTTCGGAGGGCCGCGTAACAACTAACAAGTCGACGTTTCCTTCCTATGGTAAATTAGCAGATACACCCCTTGCTATGAAGTTTATTACAGTTAGCGGGGGTTATGTACAAAATATCCGTTGCTTTCCGCTTTCGCTCCTAGGAGACGCGCTTGGCTCTTGGGCGCGGTGTGAAGGATGGGCTCTCTGTCGGACACACAGGCGAATGGCGACCGTCAGCCGCCGCCGGCGGAGGCGGAGGATGCTGTGGCGCAGGTCGAGGAGGGAGATACCGGCGAGAAGATGGAGGGCGTCGCGTCCATCGCGCTGCTGCCCTCTGGCGCCATCTCCGGCCACTTCatccgcctcccggactccgcctGCTACGGCCTCCAGGGCACCCGTACACATCTCTCTTCGTTCacccttcttgtacttgtttatcGATTGACCCCTAGTTTCCAGACGCGATCATTGTGTAGTTGGGCTCCTACTGCCATCTCGGTTGGATCGTTTGTGTTGCCACCAGAACCCCCCCTTTGTTCTGCAGTCAGCACAAGTGATAGCGATATGTTATTAGGGTTTATCTGTATAGAAGTTTATCTTTGTTTCGAACTGAATTTTGTGTTCTGCTAGACTGCTAGCATAGCAATATTCCGGTACTGTGTAATAGGCTATAACCTGTTACATTAGGAAGTCAGGATTTTTGTTAGAACGATGCATAGTTTTTTGACGAAAAATGATGTGACATGATATGTTCTTGATTGTACAAAGGTGAATGTATGTGCTTCTATTCGCCTCCCATTGTCTTCTGCAGTTGTGCACATCTTTGTCTTTACTCTTTAGTCTTTATTACACATAAGAGAAGATAGTTGTAGCTTATATTACCCTGTCCCTTTTCTTTTGTGTCATGTAAGCGATACCATGCGAGAGGGAATGTAGCCGAGGAGATGATTACCGCCTCATAAAGCTCTCCATCATTAATTTTAAGGTCAGATATCTGTAAAATTCTTCTCCACCAAGTATGTATTCTACCGACGGGTTATCTTACTATCTTAGCTCACCTTCCTTTGTAAAATGATACTATCTCGGCTTATCTTGGATCTATCAGAAGTTACCTACAGATATCCTTAAAACTCagttatctcttattcttagaacTTGTAGTCTGTGTGGCAGAGGTTAACCTATGCTCATGTGACAGAGGAAAACAGAGAAGGTGGTTGTGGTGGAATGCAGGGGACATGATGCTGCTCGGTTACAAAACATTGACCATTTGCATGGGTAAGTCTTCTTTCATGGGTGGATTTCGTCAGAACTAAATTTGATGTTGTTGAATTTACTGTTTGCAAAAACGGTGTGGCGTCATGTGCTGATGCTCATGCCCATCAATTTTAGCTGGAAGTCCTGTTGATATATATGAAATCGGAATATAGATGCATGTACGTCATATCTTTTCTCATGCTATATCAAAACACTGTAGCATAACTGTGTTTTTGAAAGCATTACAGTATCTGAAGTTGTTGGAATGGATTATGTTTTCAAGAAGTGCAATTGAATAAACGGGAATAATCCGATGAAACAGGGTATATTGGATTATTGGTCCTTGTACGCTATTTTGTATGTCTCTATTCTCATGTGATTAATCAAGGCCAAAACACAATTTAATTTATCATTGTCTTATGCTGTGATACTGTGAAAATTACGTTGCCTCACTGGCAGAGTTGCATACCTCTGTAGTATCTCTTTGCCATGATCTATAAATGTTCAGGGTGTGTTTGATTTGAGCCTAGGTTTGCCCGACCAAATTTGAATTTTGGGTATCCAAAATTTTCGTGCAGTCTATATGGTTTGGTATTGTCAAATGCATCATGAGTCATGACCGGCATGGCGACAAGTTTACTTCTTCATCATGCCACTAAGCAGCCATAAATCAAGCATTGCCTGCATGAATAGACACAAACTAAACTATTTAGTCCTTTATTGAGTTCATGCTTTAGTCTCTCTTTACTGTATACAAATTCAAgtccctcccctttttttctgtgAAGGCCAACTTATGAGGTGTTCAATGTTCTTTTCTTTGAACAAAGTAGCCTTAGGCTGTTAGATATGATGTTTCATTGTGTTAGCGATGTCATGTTCAACTCTCAAATGTATTGTTATGAACTTGGGTTTTGAGGAGAGGTACAGGAGGGGCTGTCGTCCTGGGAGGCAAAGTAGACAAATTATTCGTCTATTTTCTTGCTTATGCCAGAGAGTACATTACAGTCCTATTAATTAGGACGACTTGGTCAACAAGTCAGATCTAGACTTGAACTTTCAATCTTACCATATATGGACTCGTCATAGTTTAAAGGATAAACTACCTAATTACTGGACGCTTCCAAGTTTAAAGGATAAAACTACctacttgagagaccatgtgggtCCTCTTCTTAAATCCGTGCTGCATGGTTTATGAACTATATGTGCGTGACACATATGGTTGGAATTTGATTCTGGATTGTTTAGTATTTACCGTGTTGCTTGATAAAAGATTACTTTCACTAGTGGGTGAAGGATAGTGCACCTGATGCTGTGAAGTAGTATTAGTTACTGTTTGTAATGTTTGTTTTGTGCTGTTCTCCTTATGCAAACACCATCTTTTGCAGATGGGAAGATGATGTTGTTGGGTTGGTTCAAAAGAAACATGGGAACAAGAAAGTCCTGGTCTCTTTCGAATGCGAGACGCTAAAGGCCGATAAAGCCGCCGAAGAACATATTAGCAAGTATATGCCAAATCTTTGCGGACTGGATGCAGTTGGTAAGCATGGAATACTAAAATTTCTGGGTGAATAAACAACAAGCCTTGACCACGAATCTATCTATCTATAGTGAATGGCACTAGTAAGCATGGATAGTGAGCTCTGAGCACCAATAGGCTGGCCCAGTATTTCCATCTGCCAGCTAGTATGCCCTATAAACAACTGTGTGTGGATTCCTGATGTCTGTACTGTTAGCTCATTCGTTCTGCCTTTGCACTGCAGTAAACACGGGGAAGATGAGCATCTCTGGCATCAACCTCGACGAGGACGATGAACCAAGCGGCGACAGCTGAGAGCATAAACACTTTGTCAGGTGCGACTTGTCAATGCCGTCGACAAAGCAGGACTGTGTGTCGCTGTTACAACAGCATGAGTTTTATGCGACAGCGCTTGTGTTTCTGCACTGTGCGCTTTGTAGCAAGTCTCTCAAGGGAATGTGTGTTGCCGTTGCTGCATCTGCCATGATCCTGATGAGGGaattagggccagttcttttgcagCTTATTTGAGCTTATTGTCAAAATAAGCTAGAAGTGCAAAAGAACTCGTTTTTGAGAAGTCACTTGAGCTTATTTTCACCTTTCTCTCCTTCACAGTGAAAAAAAGGGGTGGAGTGGCTTCCCGCAGCTTAGAGCGAAAGGGTATAACATATTGCCCCTGTTGTTTGATGTTATTATGGCGAAAATGCCACCGCACTCGACCCAACCAGTCTCCTCCCAAGCCCGCGCACTCGACCCCTCCTCCTCCCGCACTCGACCCCTCTTCCCTCTCCTCTAGGGTTCGGCCGTTGCCGTCGCCAGATCCCGCGGCCTCGAACCCTCCCTTGGCGCGAGCCCCACGCCCCACTCCCTTCCTCATCCCAAGCCCGACGCCCCCTTCCTCCCCGCGAGCTCCTGGCCTGGTCCGCCCCTTTCGGCAACCCACTCTGGCCCGATCCCTCTAGCCATTGTCGCTGCTCCTTCGGTCGGCACTGTGCCTCCGACTTGGGCGCAACCCCAACTCCTCTAGCCGTTGCTCCTTTAGCCGTCGGCACTGCTCCTCCAGTCGACGCTGCTCCTCTGACTCGGGCGTGGCCCTAGCTCCACGCGCCGCCGCGCTGGGGGATTGTACTTTTCACTGAGagctgggaaaataagctaagctaGACAAAAGAACTGGATGACTTTTTTTCATTAACTTATTTCTACGGCAGCTTTTGTGAAGCTTATTCCTATCGCAGTTTATGCATAAGCTGGATCTCAAAAGAACTGGCCCACCCTTGGTCTTGGACTTGTGTTTGGTTGTTGGGTGGGCTATCAGCGGCGCAAACCTTCGTCCCACCCGTGCTATTTGTCACGCATGTACGGGTAGATATCGTGCATTGCCTGTGTTCCTCACGGGTGGACTGTCTGTACGTGGGTCTTGTTTGAGTACTGTGCGACCGTGAAGGGGATCCGAACATGGCTCGTATGGAGATGGCAGGAGTTGGCTTATCTAGGACTCCACGATCAGTATCTCTGCCATTGCCTTGGATCCTGTAGAGTATCGTTGCCAGGTTTTTGTATCGGCACCAATATCCCAAGGCCATCAGATGCCCACTAATTCTTATTATTATCTCACATTGATGGGTAATAATAATGCTCCCTTTGACCTAAGGTACATCCGTTTAAGCGAtaagtaagagcatctacagccagaCATCTTAAATATCTGTGCGAGCTGTCCGGTCACAAAAATTCGATCCAGACAGGTCTCTTAAACGCTCAGGTTGATCGGCACCCCTTATATCCAGTTTAAATATGGGGTGGATATGAAGAGCCCGTGCACGTCTGCTTTACAGGTCTAGTCCCCTATCGACCccatcaccaacaccaacacccacACTGACCAacacccctcatatccaaccCAAAAATGGGGCGGATATGGGGAGCCCGGGCACACCCGCCTGACAGGTTTGGCCCATCAT includes:
- the LOC123449110 gene encoding LYR motif-containing protein 4-like; protein product: MAAAGPAKTEVLSLFRAFLRTARQFSDYNIREYTRRRAADAFRENRALADAPAAAAAFADGKQQLEVAKRQVLVYSLYAPKAKSVVEMKIQ
- the LOC123449109 gene encoding uncharacterized protein LOC123449109, encoding MGSLSDTQANGDRQPPPAEAEDAVAQVEEGDTGEKMEGVASIALLPSGAISGHFIRLPDSACYGLQGTPIPCERECSRGDDYRLIKLSIINFKRKTEKVVVVECRGHDAARLQNIDHLHGWEDDVVGLVQKKHGNKKVLVSFECETLKADKAAEEHISKYMPNLCGLDAVVNTGKMSISGINLDEDDEPSGDS